The nucleotide sequence AACTCATCACGGGGTTCTCTATCATTGTCAGTGGCGCTCTTCAACTAGACTGCGGTCTGACTGTCTATGAATGGCAGATTATCGTCTATCTAACATGGTTCTCTTGTCTCACTCATTTGTCTTGTCTGATGGTCCTGCGCAGCTACCTTTATGTTCACACGTTTGGGCGAACTTGGCGGCTGGTCGCTATGGGAATACTTGCCATATTGCTGATTGTGGGATTACTTCCCACGGCGAATTATGCCGCTCCTTATACTGCACGTCCTGGTCCTTCAGACTATGCCAAATGCTATTTGGCAATTCAGCCCACCTCGAACATAGGACTTTGGTCAATGATATTTTCAGTGTTGATTATAGCCATTGGCTTCATTTCTCGCGTGATGAAGTTACACAAAATGCTTTCAGTCACTATCTGGGGCAGCCTCAGAACCTGGGCTAGTGTTCAGGCTCGGGGCGTGCTGCGTGTCGTCTACAAGTTGTGTACTACAGGTGGCCGAGCGCGAGGTCTAAGCTTCTCCTTGGTATACCGGCCACTGTTCGCGGTCTTGCTCGCTTCACGTTTTGTATTAGATGCATGGTCTTCGATGTTTGTGGAGGTATAATCATATCTCATTGCTGGCCTAGCTATTATTGACTTGTTCAAAATAGGCGTTGTGGCTATTTATTGCCTTTCTTTGGGGTGTTATCCGTCTCATGATCGCACTTGATCACACTCCGAGGGGGTATGGTTTGTGGACAAAGACCGCAAGTCATGACCGAGGTAACTGGACTTTCGGACAAGTTGTATCTTTGGTGCTGCTAGCGACACCCCTTGTAACCTTGCTGGGATATTTCGACCGCGGTATGTCTGGCCTAACCTAGCGGTGGTGTTTTGCTAAAAAAACTAAATACCTTTTTCAAAACAGATCCTTCAACTTGTCCCCAAAGCTCACTGGCTCGGGAGGGCTCCGAGTTCCTTGAGCCCATGAGGCGTGCCAATGATCCTAATCCGCCTCCGTCCATTGAGACAATACTAGACGCCGAAGATCCTGACGGGAACTGGTCTAACCAATCCAAAACTCTTGGAATGGTAATAATCTATGCGTTGGTCTCGGTGATCAACATCGTCACGGAGCTTTTCTTCCAGTCATTCGATAGATCCCTGATTGAGGTATTAGCCAACTTGCACTGGGTTATCAAGGTGATTCTTGTGCTCACTGGTATCTATGGCATCGTTTTGTTCTCTTTGCTTATCCAATCAGAGGTGAGCGGAAAAAGACCGAGGATTCAAGGCTGCCTGCAATTTCTGAACCTTGCGTTCCATGTAATCAGCTTCAACTGCGAGTTATTTTTCTATGCTTCTTATACTTCAAAGAGTCAGCCTTGGTTATACTACATGCAACTTTTTGCCCTGGGCTTTTATGCCCTGGTGGCTGTTGTGTTTTATGGGCTCGCAAGAAAAAGCAGGTAACATCAAAATCATAGGTTACATAAAATAATGGTTAAGGAAATGCACCCTTTGTCCGGAATTTCAGGCTACCAATGACTTTTAGCGCCTCTCATCACTATGGGGCTGCCTGGCCTCCAGGGCATCGCACGTGAACTGGTAGACTGCGAGTCTTGCAGCCAGAACGTCAACATCCTCAGTTTtttaaagaaagaaagaagggaaTTGACACATATTTCCTACCTCATGTCTTTTTTTATCGCCATAATCCACTGATTATTCAATCACACTGCTCCGAAGTATCACCAGCATCTTTCAATGTGACGTTTGGGATCATTGTGAGGCGAGAGGTAGGTTTTCCACTTCAAGCAAAGTTGGAATTGAGGATTATCTTTAGAATCACTCACTTCATTCTACCCAAGGTCGTCTACATGTCCGGTCACTGGAGGAGTACCCGATTAATCGGTGTGAAACCCCTCCAGTTTCACACAACATAACTTTATATAACTAGttataacgtactccacatgcgaatgtaacacacgggcgaatgtaacacgaaatcgctccgccacGACGTTAACCccaacatttccaccaatgcaccTAAAATTCCATTGAAACTATTcagaattgtcttcctcggacgtctctactactatctgacaggaacgcgcattgtgtccggcctttccacaattgccacagcgccgcgcgcgtgtctcggtccgcggtcgccgaccagccctgatgcgtgtttcctcctttagttgtACCTCAAcgtccatttgatcccctaattcctgagttTCCTGtatagaaagcgaccctcctttccttagacgtgttatttagccctccggcgtttgctaagggcctcgttgGCCGTCTGAACATCATGAATCgctgcttccatcaaattcatcttatgcattatccTCGTCGTGCCTTTCACAAGGATGTCAACAGCGTTCAAGATTGACGTTGGAGAGCTATCTTGGTAATGAGAGATTTGGCTTTTCATAGGGTTTGTCTGGGATGGTGCTTCAGTTGGGTTATTTGGCGTTTTAGAGACCCAGTTATGGGAGGTACTCGGTCGTGAATTTGACGGTGTCGGCGTTTTAAATCGGACATCGAACTTAGATATTACCCTCTCAGAGTCAAAAGGGATAAGTACAGCCCCTCGAAAGCCACATTCGATGTTTTTTTCTGTCATGGTGGCTTGGTACGCGGCGtaaaatgcaggaaagaaatcttctttggtaaTATGCGCCCGCATCAGCCTATTATGGCGCCCACCCACATTCCGCCCCCGTCGTTTCACCTACAACCGAGAACCAGCCAGTGCCTCAATATAACGACGCCATTGAGTGGTTTGAGCAAGACTTTGCGGCCACGCGGGACGGTCGATATGACCCAGCCGTGGCACAGCTCATCCTGGCTCAGGCGGCAATTGAGACGACCACCGAGCTTCTGACGCAGGTGATTCTTGACCTGGCACAACATGCTGAGCTGGCCGAGGCCCTGCGGGAGGAGGTCGCCCGGGTCATCCAGGAGGGAGGTTGGCGCAAGTCGTCGCTCTACGAAATGAAGTTGCTGGACAGTGTGCTGAAAGAGAGTCAGCGTCTCAAGCCGCTAGCCATGAGTACGAAACCCCTTCaatccttccttcttttctccaGCAGTAGGACTGACAAGTCCCTCTCACATCAGCATCAATGCATCGACTTGTCCTCGAGGAAATGACCTTATCCGACGGGACTCGTCTACCCAAAGGAAGTGTCAACGGGGTGTCCGCAGATCGCATGTGGGACCCCAGTGTTCACGAGAATCCGACGCAGTTCGACGGGTTCCGATTTCAGCGCATGCGTGATCAACCCGGTGGCAGCGCCAACCAGGCGCACCTGGTCAGCACGAGTGTGGACCATCTGGCCTTCGGCCATGGAAAACACGCATGTGCCGGTCGCTTCTTCGTTGCCCATGAGGCCAAAATCGCACTGACCCATCTATTGCTCAAGTACAACTGGAAGCTTGCCCCCACTTCCGCCAATGCGAAACCCATGGAATTTGGACTCGTGCTGCAGGCGAATCCGAAAGCCAAGATTTCTATTCGAGAACGCTCGAGGGATATCCAGGGGCCCCTCCTAGCTTGAGAGAAAAAGACGTAGTGGCAAGGTTTGTATCAATTCGATGTATGTAACTTCGAGACATTCTTGGTTCTAGTTTATTACCATCCACCAAGCACCCCATTTCCCAACCATATCCATCGGCACACTCTTCACTGTACCCTCCAGACCTATATCCGTTGTAAGGTGTCCAATAATCCATCTTGGGGTCCCTTGTCGAGCTGGCAGCGAGGAAATTCGTCTGGACTCTAGCCGACGAGCCAACGCAATCCAGTATACATATACACGTACTCAATAAATCCACGGCACGATTCTCCATCTGACCGTCCGCTTGTACCCCTTCCAGTCGTCCCCATACTTTTTCGCGCACATAGCATCGTCTCGACGTTCACGGTGGAT is from Aspergillus chevalieri M1 DNA, chromosome 8, nearly complete sequence and encodes:
- a CDS encoding uncharacterized protein (COG:S;~EggNog:ENOG410PQZC;~TransMembrane:11 (i58-80o92-111i123-141o172-190i239-259o265-283i304-326o381-401i413-438o458-475i482-505o)), translating into MVYDPARDPFGKHEMTPEDRPFRANPIDQMVTCKVRGWFLTSINEQLKDRLEESFIKCIVAMGDLQLITGFSIIVSGALQLDCGLTVYEWQIIVYLTWFSCLTHLSCLMVLRSYLYVHTFGRTWRLVAMGILAILLIVGLLPTANYAAPYTARPGPSDYAKCYLAIQPTSNIGLWSMIFSVLIIAIGFISRVMKLHKMLSVTIWGSLRTWASVQARGVLRVVYKLCTTGGRARGLSFSLVYRPLFAVLLASRFVLDAWSSMFVEALWLFIAFLWGVIRLMIALDHTPRGYGLWTKTASHDRGNWTFGQVVSLVLLATPLVTLLGYFDRDPSTCPQSSLAREGSEFLEPMRRANDPNPPPSIETILDAEDPDGNWSNQSKTLGMVIIYALVSVINIVTELFFQSFDRSLIEVLANLHWVIKVILVLTGIYGIVLFSLLIQSEVSGKRPRIQGCLQFLNLAFHVISFNCELFFYASYTSKSQPWLYYMQLFALGFYALVAVVFYGLARKSR
- a CDS encoding cytochrome P450 (COG:Q;~EggNog:ENOG410PM5U;~InterPro:IPR001128,IPR002403,IPR017972,IPR036396;~go_function: GO:0004497 - monooxygenase activity [Evidence IEA];~go_function: GO:0005506 - iron ion binding [Evidence IEA];~go_function: GO:0016705 - oxidoreductase activity, acting on paired donors, with incorporation or reduction of molecular oxygen [Evidence IEA];~go_function: GO:0020037 - heme binding [Evidence IEA];~go_process: GO:0055114 - oxidation-reduction process [Evidence IEA]), translated to MGAYYGAHPHSAPVVSPTTENQPVPQYNDAIEWFEQDFAATRDGRYDPAVAQLILAQAAIETTTELLTQVILDLAQHAELAEALREEVARVIQEGGWRKSSLYEMKLLDSVLKESQRLKPLAMTSMHRLVLEEMTLSDGTRLPKGSVNGVSADRMWDPSVHENPTQFDGFRFQRMRDQPGGSANQAHLVSTSVDHLAFGHGKHACAGRFFVAHEAKIALTHLLLKYNWKLAPTSANAKPMEFGLVLQANPKAKISIRERSRDIQGPLLA